A region from the Streptomyces lydicus genome encodes:
- a CDS encoding MarR family winged helix-turn-helix transcriptional regulator has protein sequence MTPRADSLTVEVVDLIGTVVARYYEEYELAAAEHSLTGAQARVLSLLSLEPLPMRKVAERLKCEPSNVTGIVDRLESRGLVERRPDPSDRRVKLAAPTAEGARTTEALRTSLHFAREPLGRLTVAERTLLKELLQRMLGVAPE, from the coding sequence ATGACCCCCCGCGCAGACTCCCTGACCGTCGAGGTCGTCGATCTCATCGGCACCGTCGTCGCCCGCTACTACGAGGAGTACGAGCTCGCCGCGGCCGAGCACTCCCTCACCGGCGCCCAGGCCAGGGTGCTCAGCCTGCTCAGCCTCGAGCCGCTGCCCATGCGCAAGGTCGCCGAGCGCCTGAAGTGCGAGCCGTCGAACGTCACCGGCATCGTGGACCGCCTGGAGTCCCGCGGCCTGGTCGAACGCCGCCCCGATCCGTCCGACCGCCGTGTCAAGCTCGCCGCCCCGACCGCCGAGGGCGCTCGTACGACCGAGGCACTGCGCACCTCGCTCCACTTCGCCCGCGAACCCCTCGGCCGCCTGACGGTCGCCGAGCGGACGCTGCTGAAGGAGTTGCTCCAGCGCATGCTGGGCGTCGCCCCCGAGTGA
- a CDS encoding NADP-dependent oxidoreductase, giving the protein MSALPTTGREWHLVARPHGWPTPEDFALREAAVPELGEGQILVRTQHFSVDPYMRGRMNDVKSYVPPFQLDQPMDGGAVGEVIASRDDSLAVGDHVLHGLGWREYAVLDAKRAAKVDPSLAPLTAYLGVLGMPGLTAYAGLLEVASFKEGDAVFVSGAAGAVGSEVGQIAKLKGASRVIGSAGSDDKVKLLVEEYGFDAAFNYKNGDVAKQLKEAAPDGIDVYFDNVGGDHLEAAISSLNVHGRAAICGMISMYNATEPSPAPRNLAMVIGKRLRLQGLLVSDHAALQPQFVEEVSAWIRSGELKYSETKVAGIENGVEAFLGLLRGENTGKMIVSLDS; this is encoded by the coding sequence ATGTCCGCACTGCCCACGACCGGTCGCGAATGGCACCTCGTCGCCCGCCCCCACGGCTGGCCCACCCCGGAGGACTTCGCCCTGCGCGAGGCCGCGGTGCCCGAGCTCGGCGAGGGCCAGATCCTCGTCCGTACGCAGCACTTCTCCGTCGACCCGTACATGCGCGGCCGGATGAACGACGTGAAGTCCTACGTCCCGCCCTTCCAGCTCGACCAGCCGATGGACGGCGGCGCGGTCGGCGAGGTCATCGCCTCGCGCGACGATTCCCTCGCCGTCGGTGACCATGTGCTGCACGGTCTCGGCTGGCGTGAGTACGCGGTGCTGGACGCCAAGCGCGCCGCCAAGGTGGACCCGTCGCTGGCTCCGCTCACCGCCTACCTCGGTGTGCTGGGCATGCCGGGCCTGACCGCCTACGCGGGCCTGCTGGAGGTCGCGTCCTTCAAGGAGGGCGACGCCGTCTTCGTCTCCGGCGCGGCCGGTGCGGTGGGCAGCGAGGTCGGCCAGATCGCCAAGCTCAAGGGCGCCTCCCGGGTCATCGGCTCGGCCGGTTCCGACGACAAGGTCAAGCTCCTGGTCGAGGAGTACGGCTTCGACGCCGCCTTCAACTACAAGAACGGTGATGTCGCCAAGCAGCTCAAGGAGGCCGCGCCGGACGGCATCGACGTCTACTTCGACAACGTCGGCGGCGACCACCTCGAAGCGGCCATCAGCTCCCTCAACGTCCACGGCCGCGCCGCCATCTGCGGCATGATCTCGATGTACAACGCCACGGAGCCGAGCCCCGCCCCGCGCAACCTCGCGATGGTGATCGGCAAGCGGCTGCGCCTCCAGGGTCTGCTGGTCAGCGACCACGCCGCGCTGCAGCCGCAGTTCGTCGAGGAGGTCTCCGCCTGGATCCGTTCCGGCGAGCTCAAGTACAGCGAGACCAAGGTGGCCGGCATCGAGAACGGCGTCGAGGCCTTCCTGGGCCTGCTGCGCGGCGAGAACACCGGAAAGATGATCGTGAGCCTCGACAGCTGA
- a CDS encoding organic hydroperoxide resistance protein, producing the protein MSIQSVDVVYTAVATAENGRDGRVASDDGKLDVIVNPPEEQGGSGAGTNPEQLFAAGYSACFQGALSVVARRENADVSGSRVTAKVGIGKTPDGGFGLTVEISAAIPNVDAATARDLVEKAHQVCPYSHATRGNIEVTLTVV; encoded by the coding sequence ATGTCCATCCAGTCCGTCGATGTCGTCTACACCGCCGTCGCCACCGCTGAGAACGGCCGTGACGGCCGCGTAGCCAGTGATGACGGCAAGCTCGACGTCATCGTCAACCCGCCCGAGGAGCAGGGTGGCAGCGGTGCGGGAACCAACCCCGAGCAGCTGTTCGCGGCCGGCTACAGCGCCTGCTTCCAGGGTGCGCTCAGCGTTGTCGCCCGCCGGGAGAACGCCGATGTCTCCGGTTCCCGGGTGACCGCCAAGGTCGGCATCGGCAAGACCCCGGACGGCGGCTTCGGCCTCACGGTCGAGATCTCCGCCGCGATCCCGAACGTCGACGCGGCCACCGCCCGTGACCTCGTGGAGAAGGCGCACCAGGTGTGCCCGTACTCCCACGCCACCCGCGGCAACATCGAGGTCACGCTGACCGTCGTCTGA
- a CDS encoding LacI family DNA-binding transcriptional regulator, with product MANIKDVAERAGVSVATVSRVLNGHSPVAETRERVLAAVQELGYRPNNVARALRTARTGALGLIISDLTNPFFTELADAVEDEARSLGYSLVIGNAGERPAQQDDYIRTLLDRRIDGLLVSSAGTGSAMLREVVASGTPLVLLDRAVPGIDAPCVRADGRAALTELAAHLAALGRRRPAIIVAPAGTPTGDERLALFRTALGGYGLTLPDERVGATPDLQHTGGRQVMSAFLDLPEPPDAVLATDNLMALGAMDELRARGLRVPDDVALVVYDDVPWFTHTDPPLTAIAQPTRGLGHAAVHTLLERIEGRPADSVLLPARLVTRRSCGEAPAS from the coding sequence ATGGCGAACATCAAGGATGTGGCAGAACGGGCAGGGGTCTCCGTCGCCACGGTCTCCCGGGTTCTCAACGGGCACAGCCCGGTCGCGGAGACCCGCGAGCGGGTGCTCGCCGCCGTACAGGAGCTGGGCTACCGCCCCAACAACGTCGCCCGCGCGCTGCGCACCGCACGGACCGGCGCGCTCGGTCTGATCATCAGCGACCTCACCAACCCCTTCTTCACCGAGCTGGCCGACGCCGTCGAGGACGAGGCCCGCAGCCTCGGCTACAGCCTGGTGATCGGCAACGCCGGCGAGCGGCCCGCACAGCAGGACGACTACATCCGCACCCTGCTCGACCGCCGGATCGACGGCCTGCTGGTCAGCTCGGCCGGCACCGGCTCGGCGATGCTCCGCGAGGTCGTCGCCTCCGGCACCCCGCTGGTGCTGCTGGACCGCGCCGTGCCCGGCATCGACGCCCCCTGCGTACGCGCCGACGGCCGCGCCGCGCTCACCGAGCTCGCCGCCCACCTCGCCGCCCTCGGCCGCCGCCGCCCGGCGATCATCGTCGCCCCGGCCGGCACCCCGACCGGTGACGAGCGCCTCGCCCTCTTCCGTACGGCGCTGGGCGGATACGGCCTCACCCTGCCCGACGAGCGGGTCGGCGCCACCCCCGACCTCCAGCACACCGGCGGCCGGCAGGTGATGAGCGCCTTCCTCGACCTCCCCGAACCACCGGACGCGGTGCTGGCCACCGACAACCTGATGGCGCTGGGCGCGATGGACGAACTCCGCGCCCGCGGGCTGCGGGTCCCCGACGATGTGGCGCTGGTGGTCTACGACGACGTGCCGTGGTTCACCCACACCGATCCGCCGCTGACCGCCATCGCCCAGCCCACCCGCGGACTCGGGCACGCCGCCGTCCACACCCTGCTGGAGCGCATCGAGGGGCGGCCCGCCGACTCGGTGCTGCTGCCCGCCCGGCTGGTCACCCGCCGCTCCTGCGGCGAGGCGCCCGCCTCCTGA